A part of Desulfobacter sp. genomic DNA contains:
- a CDS encoding response regulator: MQDISRNTDSSSGAPASLKQMIDDVRFHPRVLVVDDEKRIRDACSRMLSDEGCRVETADNGGIGLDMLKQSHFDIVLLDLMMPGLSGLDVLADIKANHPDTVVIVITGYATLEHSIETMKKGAFDFLSKPFSPSQLRVIITKAIEFIQTLQDIATEKSRMRVMINTLRDGVLTTDHQKRIALANPAFLRLMGCAKPRVIGSEVSKVVKEPVILEMIDKAVSQPEDAYAELTGEITVTVGGEEIIIGIRCIPFRDRLNRSLGTVTVFHDITALRQEDQLKSDFVSMVAHEIKSPLNSILMQLKVVLDGLAGSVTEKQKEILERSSLKITSLTELATELLDLSKIESGLINQDREAMNLVPLMEEHVALYQAQAEEKEIELVLKPGDADIQVVANRNNMGEVLSNLISNAIRYTPQGGRVEVRADQDDNWARLHVEDNGFGIPEESLDQIWEKFFRVKNEKTRFINGTGLGLAIVKRIVDGHHGRIKVASQVNKGTCFSVRLPKTGYPMS; encoded by the coding sequence ATGCAGGATATTTCCAGGAATACAGATAGTTCAAGCGGCGCACCCGCCTCCCTCAAACAGATGATTGATGATGTCCGGTTCCATCCCAGGGTGCTGGTGGTGGATGATGAAAAACGGATCAGGGACGCCTGCAGCCGCATGCTTTCGGATGAAGGCTGCCGGGTGGAAACCGCGGACAACGGCGGAATAGGGCTGGATATGCTTAAACAGTCCCATTTTGATATCGTGCTCCTGGATCTGATGATGCCCGGACTGTCGGGACTTGATGTGCTGGCCGATATCAAGGCCAACCATCCGGACACCGTGGTCATCGTTATCACCGGGTATGCCACCCTGGAGCATTCCATAGAGACCATGAAAAAGGGCGCCTTTGATTTTTTATCCAAGCCCTTTTCCCCCAGCCAGCTTCGGGTTATCATCACCAAGGCCATTGAATTCATCCAGACCCTCCAGGACATTGCCACGGAAAAGTCCAGGATGCGGGTGATGATCAACACCCTCAGAGACGGGGTGCTGACCACGGACCACCAGAAAAGAATCGCCCTGGCCAACCCGGCGTTTCTGAGGCTTATGGGGTGTGCCAAGCCCAGGGTCATCGGCAGCGAAGTGTCCAAGGTGGTTAAGGAACCGGTGATTCTGGAAATGATAGACAAGGCCGTTTCCCAGCCCGAAGACGCCTATGCCGAGTTGACCGGGGAAATCACCGTCACCGTGGGCGGGGAAGAGATCATCATCGGGATCCGGTGCATTCCCTTCAGGGACCGGCTCAACCGGAGCCTCGGCACGGTGACGGTATTCCACGACATTACGGCCCTTCGCCAGGAGGACCAGCTCAAATCGGATTTTGTTTCCATGGTGGCCCATGAGATTAAAAGCCCGTTGAATTCCATACTCATGCAGCTGAAGGTGGTGCTGGACGGCCTGGCCGGCAGCGTAACGGAAAAACAAAAGGAGATCCTGGAACGCTCGTCTCTGAAAATTACCTCGCTGACAGAACTGGCAACCGAACTGCTGGATCTGTCCAAAATCGAATCCGGCCTGATCAACCAGGATCGGGAGGCCATGAATCTGGTGCCCCTGATGGAGGAACATGTGGCCCTTTACCAGGCCCAGGCCGAGGAAAAAGAAATCGAGCTTGTTTTAAAGCCGGGGGATGCCGACATCCAGGTGGTGGCCAACCGCAACAACATGGGGGAGGTGCTGTCCAACCTTATTTCCAATGCCATCCGCTATACCCCCCAAGGGGGCCGGGTGGAAGTGCGGGCCGACCAGGACGACAACTGGGCCCGGCTCCATGTGGAAGACAACGGTTTCGGTATCCCCGAGGAGTCCCTGGACCAGATCTGGGAAAAATTTTTCAGGGTAAAAAATGAAAAAACCAGGTTTATCAACGGTACAGGGCTTGGCCTGGCCATTGTCAAGCGCATTGTTGACGGCCACCACGGCCGGATAAAGGTGGCGTCACAGGTGAATAAGGGCACTTGCTTTAGCGTGCGCCTGCCTAAGACCGGCTATCCCATGTCCTAG
- a CDS encoding PAS domain S-box protein, with protein sequence MNPTPEFSDDPKTGERFWQARIFDSLSYPSVVIDPSRSVVGANRKFLDTYRITLDDIVGKKCFHSFLYKDTPCESEDCPISRVIRDKKVHSYTVRRQYKWEDRVFSPIFDDDGEVAYVISSIRDVTRTKSLENELIGVKEFISRVIYSSASAIVAADRQGKIELMNSVAKKLFGDFNGDSGKIKHVEQLYPPGRAKEIMKMLRDEKIGGRGKLIIPRTAIINAEGEEIEVEMSAAIIYDDKGNESATMAIYNDLKDKIKVEQELKITQKQLAQSEKMASLGQLAAGVAHEVNNPLTGILFYASLLMERQDLDESAKEDLGYIVEDAQRCRNIVKSLLVYSRGMDSTKNIVQVNDIVEKSMKLIRDQKRFQNIRIKKYLSEDMMLVNADLNKMNQVIINMVMNAADAIEEEGTISLYTYRDKTIKKVFLEIKDTGKGIPHQNLSKIFDPFFTTKEVGKSTGLGLSIVYGIIEEHAGRISVKKTGAKGTTFIIELPLYLPKEGGMAFCPPPGVNEEQIM encoded by the coding sequence ATGAACCCGACACCGGAATTTTCAGATGACCCAAAAACCGGTGAACGCTTCTGGCAGGCCCGTATTTTCGACTCCCTTTCCTATCCGTCCGTGGTGATCGACCCCTCAAGGAGCGTTGTCGGTGCCAACCGGAAGTTTCTCGATACCTACCGCATTACCCTGGACGATATTGTGGGCAAAAAGTGCTTTCACTCTTTTTTGTATAAAGACACCCCCTGCGAGTCAGAAGACTGTCCCATCTCACGGGTTATCCGGGATAAAAAAGTCCATTCCTATACGGTACGGAGACAGTATAAGTGGGAGGACCGGGTGTTTTCCCCTATTTTCGATGATGACGGTGAGGTGGCCTATGTGATTTCCTCCATCCGGGACGTGACCCGGACCAAATCCCTGGAAAACGAACTCATCGGGGTCAAAGAATTCATCAGCCGGGTGATCTATTCCTCGGCCTCGGCCATCGTCGCGGCGGACCGCCAGGGGAAAATCGAATTAATGAATTCCGTGGCAAAGAAATTGTTCGGGGATTTCAACGGCGATTCAGGGAAAATTAAACATGTGGAGCAGCTCTATCCCCCTGGCCGGGCCAAGGAAATCATGAAGATGCTCAGGGATGAAAAAATCGGGGGGCGGGGAAAGCTTATTATCCCCCGTACCGCGATCATCAATGCCGAGGGCGAAGAGATCGAGGTGGAGATGTCCGCGGCCATTATTTACGATGACAAGGGCAACGAATCCGCCACCATGGCCATCTACAACGACCTTAAGGATAAAATCAAGGTGGAGCAGGAGTTGAAGATAACCCAGAAGCAGCTGGCCCAGTCGGAAAAAATGGCTTCCCTGGGCCAATTGGCTGCAGGGGTGGCCCATGAGGTCAACAATCCCCTCACCGGGATTCTGTTTTATGCCAGTCTGCTCATGGAGCGCCAGGATCTGGACGAGAGCGCCAAGGAAGACCTGGGATATATTGTGGAGGATGCCCAGCGATGCAGGAATATCGTTAAAAGCCTTCTGGTCTATTCCCGGGGGATGGATTCCACCAAAAATATCGTCCAGGTCAACGATATCGTCGAAAAAAGCATGAAATTGATTCGGGACCAGAAAAGGTTCCAGAATATCAGGATTAAAAAATACCTCTCCGAAGATATGATGCTGGTCAATGCGGACCTGAATAAAATGAACCAGGTCATTATCAACATGGTCATGAATGCGGCCGATGCCATTGAAGAAGAAGGGACCATCAGCCTGTACACCTACCGGGATAAAACCATAAAAAAAGTATTCCTGGAAATTAAGGACACGGGAAAGGGGATCCCCCATCAGAACCTGTCCAAGATTTTTGATCCCTTTTTTACCACCAAGGAGGTGGGCAAAAGCACCGGGTTGGGGTTGAGTATCGTATACGGTATTATTGAAGAGCACGCGGGCAGGATCAGTGTGAAAAAAACAGGGGCCAAGGGCACCACCTTCATCATTGAACTGCCCCTGTACCTGCCCAAGGAGGGTGGCATGGCCTTCTGCCCGCCTCCCGGGGTCAATGAAGAGCAGATAATGTAG
- a CDS encoding response regulator has translation MSENKLVLVVDDDPDLVEAVSMKLEAKSYKVEKAYDGVEAMEKIAAEKPALVILDVMMPRKNGWEVCEEIKNDDGLKEIVVVLLTAVADSVKTTSYTHHDGKTTLADDYVPKPIDLDALMEIVDDHCK, from the coding sequence ATGAGTGAAAACAAACTGGTTTTAGTTGTTGATGATGATCCGGATCTGGTAGAAGCGGTATCCATGAAACTGGAAGCCAAATCCTACAAGGTAGAAAAGGCCTATGACGGCGTGGAAGCCATGGAAAAAATCGCGGCGGAAAAGCCGGCCCTGGTGATTCTGGATGTCATGATGCCCCGTAAAAACGGCTGGGAAGTCTGTGAAGAGATCAAGAACGACGACGGGCTCAAGGAAATTGTCGTGGTATTGCTGACGGCGGTGGCCGATTCAGTGAAAACCACTTCATATACCCATCACGACGGCAAAACCACGCTGGCGGACGACTACGTGCCCAAACCCATCGACCTGGACGCGTTGATGGAAATCGTTGACGACCACTGCAAATAA
- a CDS encoding methylenetetrahydrofolate reductase: protein MKTESRLEKVLAAGHIAVTSEVGPPRGCGVEIVKEKANMIKDYVDGINITDNQTAMVRMSSIAGGVIIKQMGLDPIIQMVSRDRNRLAMQADIIGAYALGINTMLCLSGDHPKFGDHPMAKPVYDIDSVNMLKMVKDMRDESKFQGGADIKNPPKMFIGAAANPFADPFELRVARLAKKVAAGVDFIQTQCIFNMDKFEKWMEGVCDRGLHEKVHILAGITPMKSLGMARYMKNKVPGMDVPDEVIKRLEGVSKEQQPEEGIKMAIEQMERLKEVKGVAGFHIMAIEWEERVHELVEGAGLYPRPEV from the coding sequence ATGAAAACTGAAAGCAGACTGGAAAAAGTACTGGCCGCAGGCCACATCGCAGTAACCTCTGAAGTGGGTCCTCCCAGGGGTTGCGGAGTTGAAATCGTTAAAGAAAAAGCCAACATGATCAAGGATTATGTGGACGGCATCAATATTACGGACAACCAGACCGCCATGGTCAGAATGTCCTCCATCGCCGGCGGCGTCATCATCAAGCAGATGGGGCTGGATCCCATCATCCAGATGGTATCCAGGGACAGAAACCGTCTGGCCATGCAGGCGGATATCATCGGCGCATATGCCCTGGGCATCAACACCATGCTCTGCCTCTCCGGCGATCATCCCAAGTTCGGCGACCATCCCATGGCCAAACCGGTTTACGATATCGACTCGGTGAATATGCTTAAGATGGTAAAGGACATGCGGGACGAAAGCAAATTCCAGGGCGGCGCCGACATCAAAAATCCCCCCAAGATGTTCATCGGCGCGGCAGCCAACCCCTTTGCCGATCCCTTTGAGCTGCGGGTGGCCCGCCTGGCCAAAAAAGTTGCCGCAGGTGTTGATTTTATCCAGACCCAGTGTATATTCAACATGGATAAATTCGAAAAATGGATGGAAGGTGTCTGCGACCGCGGCCTCCACGAAAAAGTTCATATTCTGGCAGGCATCACCCCCATGAAATCCCTGGGCATGGCCCGTTATATGAAAAACAAGGTACCTGGGATGGATGTACCCGACGAAGTCATCAAACGGCTCGAAGGGGTGTCCAAGGAACAGCAGCCCGAAGAAGGCATTAAAATGGCCATCGAGCAGATGGAGCGCCTCAAGGAAGTCAAGGGCGTCGCCGGTTTCCACATCATGGCCATTGAATGGGAAGAACGGGTACACGAATTGGTAGAAGGGGCTGGATTATATCCACGGCCTGAGGTATAA
- a CDS encoding methylenetetrahydrofolate reductase C-terminal domain-containing protein, which produces MITAEQKPLQEIIQYIAPYDKILLVGCNECVTVCAAGGRKEVGLLASALHLNSLKQGKTIDIRELTLERQCDPEYVEELAAEIKDVQAIVSMACGCGVQTVAARYKVPVFPAVNTKFMGASESQGIWAERCQGCGDCMLGITGGICPVARCSKSLLNGPCGGTSNGQCEISPDVDCAWRLIWERLVELGIQDRYEELNAAKDWRPAGGGGPRKIIREDLA; this is translated from the coding sequence ATGATAACAGCAGAACAAAAACCGTTACAGGAAATTATCCAGTACATTGCGCCCTATGATAAAATTCTTCTGGTCGGCTGCAACGAGTGCGTCACCGTATGTGCTGCCGGCGGCAGAAAAGAAGTCGGCCTGCTGGCTTCCGCCCTTCACCTCAACAGCCTGAAACAGGGCAAAACCATCGATATCAGGGAACTGACCCTGGAACGCCAGTGCGATCCCGAATATGTTGAAGAACTGGCCGCCGAGATCAAGGATGTCCAGGCCATCGTATCCATGGCCTGCGGCTGCGGGGTTCAGACCGTTGCCGCCCGCTACAAAGTGCCTGTATTCCCGGCCGTGAACACCAAGTTCATGGGCGCGTCTGAAAGCCAGGGCATCTGGGCGGAACGCTGCCAGGGCTGCGGCGACTGCATGCTGGGCATCACCGGCGGCATCTGTCCGGTGGCCCGGTGTTCCAAGAGCCTGCTCAACGGCCCCTGCGGCGGCACCTCCAACGGGCAATGCGAAATCAGCCCGGACGTGGACTGTGCATGGCGCCTGATCTGGGAGCGCCTTGTGGAACTGGGCATCCAGGATCGGTATGAAGAACTCAATGCGGCAAAAGACTGGCGGCCGGCCGGCGGCGGCGGACCCAGAAAAATTATCAGGGAGGACTTGGCATAA
- a CDS encoding hydrogenase iron-sulfur subunit yields the protein MENFEPEIVAFCCHYCAYTAADMAGSKRISYPSNVKIIRVPCTGKVDAIHLMKALEKGADGVYVAGCLEGDCHFKNGNLRAKARVQRVQKFLEDLGWETDRVAMLNMSAGMGEHFAKTAREFTEKIKELGPNPAKLTASKAV from the coding sequence ATGGAAAACTTTGAACCGGAAATTGTGGCATTCTGCTGTCATTACTGCGCCTATACGGCAGCTGACATGGCCGGCAGCAAACGGATCTCCTATCCGTCCAACGTGAAGATCATCCGGGTGCCCTGCACTGGCAAGGTGGATGCCATCCATTTGATGAAAGCCCTTGAAAAAGGCGCCGACGGCGTATATGTTGCAGGCTGCCTCGAAGGGGACTGCCATTTCAAAAACGGCAACCTCCGGGCCAAAGCCAGGGTCCAACGGGTACAAAAGTTCCTGGAAGATCTGGGCTGGGAAACCGATCGGGTGGCCATGCTCAACATGTCCGCCGGCATGGGCGAACATTTTGCAAAGACTGCCCGTGAATTTACGGAAAAAATTAAAGAACTGGGCCCCAATCCTGCTAAGCTGACAGCAAGCAAGGCCGTGTAA